The proteins below are encoded in one region of Silene latifolia isolate original U9 population chromosome 2, ASM4854445v1, whole genome shotgun sequence:
- the LOC141641063 gene encoding uncharacterized protein LOC141641063, which translates to MVPNWIRFYGLPLKFWGNALKKIARLGGNPLRCDSNTQLKTFLGYARIMVEFKDGDDLPDFIEFMDELAVKHKQILLKQPLKALNAANYANIETAANVALIHLHDIQSKLQLDPSNVLLQQNEKNRVFCILDRHGVLQDTNAGIEAAFEDYYKNLLGTSKWVGNVHVLTAVKEFFTTIKLLKQVNSTTLTLIPIKHRPLSVSDFRPISCCNVLYKIISKVICNRMANVLPEIISANQSAFIKGREIVDNILICQDLVRLYKRKSCYHRCIMKIDLKKAYDSIEWQFIEQMLFALKFPDKLVQWIMRCVSYPWFTLSLNGSTFGYFQGKRGIRQGDPMSPLIFTICMEYLSRVLRVVTEQLEFNYHSLYRTLKLSHLCFADDLLIFCRGDRVSIKVLLRAFATFSFVSGLEMNCEKSEIYFNGLTQGEIDYILSISGLKEGSFPFKYLWIPISYKRMAIGDFLDRITAICRNYLWSSSDQYGRAPSEAWDSLCTEKKFGGLGIVNCRLWNQALIGKYTWWLACKSDHLWIKWVDHVYMKGRNWQDYVPSLQSSWTWRKICAVKDIFKPGYLLNQWCDGKYTVTAGYRWLQGSQTKAQWALVVWNRLNVPKHSFIAWLFAKERLLTKDRLRAFGLPIDGICDLCAMHTEDHNHLFYQCAFSIRCWAILRQ; encoded by the exons ATGGTTCCAAATTGGATTAGATTTTATGGGCTTCCTCTGAAATTTTGGGGCAATGCTCTTAAAAAGATTGCTCGTCTAGGTGGGAACCCTCTAAGGTGTGATAGCAATACACAGTTGAAGACGTTCCTTGGCTATGCTCGTATCATGGTTGAGTTTAAAGATGGGGATGATTTGCCTGATTTTATCGAATTTATGGATGAATTGGCTGTTAAGCATAAGCAAATT TTGTTAAAGCAACCTCTGAAGGCTCTGAATGCTGCCAACTATGCCAATATTGAGACTGCTGCCAATGTGGCTCTAATCCACCTCCATGATATTCAGTCTAAGCTACAGTTGGACCCTTCCAATGTGCTATTACAACAAAATGAGAAG AATAGAGTTTTCTGTATTCTGGATAGACATGGTGTGCTGCAAGATACTAATGCTGGTATTGAGGCAGCTTTTGAGGATTACTACAAGAATCTTTTAGGGACCAGTAAGTGGGTTGGCAACGTTCATGTCCTAACT GCTGTCAAGGAGTTCTTTACTACTATTAAGCTTCTGAAACAAGTGAATTCTACCACTTTGACATTGATTCCAATAAAACATAGACCTCTGAGTGTGTCTGACTTCAGGCCTATTTCATGTTGTAACGTCCTTTACAAGATCATTTCCAAAGTTATTTGTAATAGAATGGCTAATGTCCTACCTGAGATCATTAGTGCCAACCAGAGTGCTTTTATCAAAGGAAGGGAGATTGTTGATAATATCTTAATATGTCAAGATTTAGTGCGGCTATACAAGAGGAAATCATGCTATCATAGGTGTATTATGAAGATAGACCTAAAAAAAGCGTATGATTCCATAGAATGGCAGTTCATTGAGCAGATGCTTTTTGCCCTAAAGTTTCCTGATAAGCTGGTACAGTGGATTATGAGGTGTGTGTCTTATCCCTGGTTTACACTCTCACTTAATGGTTCTACCTTTGGGTATTTTCAAGGGAAGCGTGGTATTAGACAGGGTGATCCAATGTCACCCTTGATATTTACCATTTGTATGGAGTATTTGAGTAGGGTGTTAAGGGTGGTTACTGAGCAACTGGAGTTTAATTATCATTCCCTCTACAGAACCTTGAAGCTTAGTCATTTGTGCTTTGCAGATGACCTTCTTATATTCTGTAGGGGAGATAGGGTCTCTATTAAAGTTTTATTGAGAGCCTTTGCAACTTTCTCCTTTGTTTCTGGTCTTGAAATGAATTGTGAAAAATCTGAAATTTACTTCAATGGCTTAACTCAAGGTGAGATAGATTATATTCTAAGTATTTCTGGGTTGAAGGAGGGGAGTTTCCCTTTTAAGTACCTATGGATTCCAATATCTTATAAACGTATGGCAATTGGTGATT TTCTTGATAGGATCACTGCAATCTGTAGGAATTACCTTTGGAGTAGTAGTGATCAGTATGGGAGAGCTCCTTCTGAGGCATGGGATTCATTATGTACTGAGAAAAAATTTGGGGGACTTGGCATTGTGAATTGCAGACTATGGAATCAAGCTTTAATAGGTAAATATACCTGGTGGCTTGCTTGTAAAAGTGATCACTTGTGGATTAAGTGGGTGGatcatgtgtatatgaaaggtAGGAATTGGCAAGACTATGTTCCTTCGTTGCAATCTAGTTGGACTTGGAGGAAGATATGTGCTGTTAAGGACATTTTTAAACCTGGTTATCTTCTGAATCAGTGGTGTGATGGTAAGTATACTGTGACTGCTGGATATAGATGGTTGCAAGGATCTCAGACTAAAGCACAATGGGCTCTTGTGGTATGGAATAGGCTTAATGTTCCCAAGCATTCCTTCATTGCTTGGCTGTTTGCTAAGGAGAGGCTGTTGACTAAAGACAGATTGAGGGCATTTGGATTACCTATTGATGGGATCTGTGACCTTTGTGCAATGCATACAGAGGATCACAATCACTTGTTCTACCAATGTGCCTTTAGTATCAGGTGTTGGGCTATATTGAGGCAATGA